The following proteins come from a genomic window of Pseudomonas hygromyciniae:
- the ppnN gene encoding nucleotide 5'-monophosphate nucleosidase PpnN, translated as MPQRQVINASVSPKGSLETLSQREVQQLSEAGSGSIYTLFRQCALAILNTGAHIDNAKTILDAYKDFEVRIHQQDRGVRLELLNAPADAFVDGEMIASTREMLFSALRDIVYTENELDSQRIDLSTSQGITDYVFHLLRNARTLRPGVEPKIVVCWGGHSINTEEYKYTKKVGHELGLRSLDVCTGCGPGVMKGPMKGATISHAKQRITGGRYLGLTEPGIIAAEAPNPIVNELVILPDIEKRLEAFVRVGHGIIIFPGGAGTAEEFLYLLGILMHPDNREVPFPVILTGPKQAAPYLQQLHAFVGATLGEAAQAHYQIIIDDPAEVARQMTAGLKSVKQFRRERNDAFHFNWLLKIDEGFQRPFDPTHANMASLQLSHALPPHELAANLRRAFSGIVAGNVKDKGIRLIEQNGPYEIHGDPTIMKPLDELLKAFVEQHRMKLPGGAAYVPCYRVVQ; from the coding sequence ATGCCTCAACGCCAAGTCATCAATGCCTCCGTCAGCCCCAAGGGCAGCCTCGAAACGCTGTCGCAACGTGAAGTCCAGCAACTGAGCGAAGCCGGTTCGGGCAGCATCTATACGCTGTTCCGCCAATGCGCCCTGGCAATCCTCAACACCGGCGCCCATATCGACAATGCCAAGACCATCCTCGACGCCTACAAGGATTTTGAAGTCCGTATCCATCAACAGGATCGCGGCGTACGCCTGGAACTGCTGAACGCTCCCGCCGACGCATTCGTCGATGGTGAAATGATCGCCAGCACCCGGGAAATGTTGTTCAGCGCCCTGCGCGATATCGTCTACACCGAAAACGAACTCGACAGCCAACGCATCGACCTGAGCACCTCCCAGGGCATCACTGACTACGTGTTCCATCTGCTACGCAACGCACGCACGCTGCGGCCCGGGGTCGAGCCAAAGATCGTGGTGTGCTGGGGTGGGCACTCGATCAATACCGAAGAATACAAATACACCAAGAAAGTCGGACACGAATTGGGCCTGCGCAGCCTCGACGTGTGCACCGGTTGCGGCCCAGGCGTGATGAAAGGCCCGATGAAGGGCGCGACCATTTCCCACGCCAAGCAACGCATCACCGGCGGGCGCTATCTGGGCCTCACCGAGCCGGGCATCATCGCCGCCGAAGCACCGAACCCGATCGTCAACGAACTGGTGATCCTGCCGGATATCGAAAAACGCCTGGAAGCCTTCGTGCGCGTCGGGCACGGCATCATCATCTTCCCGGGCGGCGCTGGCACGGCCGAAGAGTTCTTGTACCTGCTAGGCATCCTGATGCACCCGGACAACCGTGAGGTGCCCTTCCCGGTCATCCTCACCGGGCCAAAACAAGCGGCGCCGTACCTGCAACAGTTGCATGCGTTTGTCGGCGCGACCCTCGGTGAAGCGGCCCAGGCCCACTACCAGATCATCATTGATGACCCCGCTGAAGTCGCCCGGCAGATGACCGCGGGCCTGAAGTCGGTCAAACAGTTCCGCCGCGAGCGCAACGACGCCTTCCACTTCAACTGGCTGCTGAAGATCGACGAAGGCTTCCAGCGCCCGTTCGACCCGACCCACGCCAACATGGCCAGCCTGCAACTGAGCCACGCCCTGCCCCCCCATGAATTGGCGGCCAACCTGCGCCGGGCGTTCTCGGGGATCGTGGCGGGTAACGTCAAGGACAAGGGCATCCGCCTGATCGAACAGAACGGGCCCTATGAGATCCACGGCGACCCGACAATCATGAAGCCGCTGGATGAGTTGTTGAAAGCGTTCGTGGAGCAGCACCGGATGAAGCTGCCCGGCGGCGCAGCGTATGTGCCGTGCTATCGCGTCGTGCAATAA
- the punC gene encoding purine nucleoside transporter PunC — translation MKNSFGFTWYLAGLSMLGYLAMDMYLPAFGAMGEHLQISPGAVGASLSIFLAGFAVGQLLWGPLSDRLGRKPILLAGLSLFVLGCLGMFWVETAPQLLALRFVQSIGVCSAAVSWQALVIDRYPADKAHRVFASIMPLMSLSPALAPLLGAVVLNHWGWQAIFAVLLGVSLLLLVPTLLLKSMPKRQAADGEKARLGYGQLFKSRVFTGNVMIFAACSASFFAWLTASPFILGGMGYSPNDIGLSYVLPTLAFLVGGYSCRSALQRFQGKLLLPWLLVAYCISMVALYLVATLTVPTLTTLLIPFCLMALVNGASYPIVVANALMPFSENSGKAAALQNTLQLGLCFVASLLVSSLIEEPLQITAIVMLATAPLAVLGYWLARPKSDESQLAAA, via the coding sequence ATGAAAAATTCTTTTGGTTTTACCTGGTACCTGGCGGGGCTGAGCATGCTCGGCTACCTGGCCATGGATATGTACTTGCCGGCGTTCGGCGCCATGGGCGAACACCTGCAAATTTCCCCCGGTGCGGTGGGCGCCAGTCTGAGCATTTTCCTCGCCGGTTTTGCCGTGGGGCAATTGCTTTGGGGGCCGCTATCTGACCGCCTGGGACGCAAGCCAATCCTGCTGGCCGGCCTGAGCCTGTTTGTGCTCGGCTGCCTGGGGATGTTCTGGGTCGAGACCGCGCCGCAACTGCTGGCCTTGCGCTTTGTGCAGTCGATTGGGGTGTGCAGCGCTGCCGTCAGTTGGCAGGCGCTAGTGATTGACCGTTACCCGGCCGACAAGGCGCACCGGGTCTTCGCCAGCATCATGCCGCTGATGTCCCTGTCACCGGCGCTGGCGCCGCTGTTGGGCGCGGTGGTGTTGAATCACTGGGGCTGGCAGGCGATTTTCGCCGTGTTGCTGGGCGTCTCGCTGTTATTGCTGGTACCCACGCTGTTACTCAAGTCCATGCCCAAACGCCAGGCCGCCGACGGCGAAAAGGCTCGGTTGGGCTACGGCCAACTGTTCAAGTCGCGGGTGTTCACCGGCAATGTGATGATCTTTGCCGCGTGCTCCGCCAGTTTCTTCGCCTGGCTGACCGCATCGCCGTTTATTCTCGGTGGCATGGGCTACAGCCCCAATGACATCGGCCTGAGCTACGTCTTGCCGACCCTGGCGTTTCTGGTAGGGGGCTACAGTTGCCGCAGTGCCTTGCAACGGTTCCAGGGCAAACTCCTGTTGCCCTGGTTGCTGGTGGCGTACTGCATCAGCATGGTGGCGTTGTACCTGGTGGCGACATTGACGGTGCCGACACTGACCACCTTGCTGATTCCGTTCTGCCTGATGGCCCTGGTCAACGGCGCCAGCTACCCGATTGTGGTGGCGAATGCGCTGATGCCTTTTTCGGAAAACTCCGGCAAGGCTGCCGCGCTGCAAAACACTCTGCAATTGGGTTTGTGCTTCGTCGCCAGCCTGCTGGTGTCGTCGCTGATCGAAGAGCCCTTGCAGATCACCGCCATCGTGATGCTGGCGACCGCGCCGCTGGCGGTGTTGGGTTACTGGCTGGCGCGGCCCAAGTCGGATGAGTCGCAGTTGGCGGCCGCTTAA
- a CDS encoding aspartate aminotransferase family protein: MTAACLMTTYQPLALSFTRGLGTRLWDQQGREYLDAVAGVAVTNVGHSHPRLVMAISEQAGLLLHTSNLYSIDWQQRLAQRLAQLSGLDQAFFNNSGAEANETALKLARLHGWKKGIEQPLVVVMENAFHGRTLGTMAASDGPSVRLGFQRLPGDFIKVGFGDLAALDAVTREFGPRIVAVLLEPIQGESGVQLAAPGYLKALRAHCSQHGWLLMLDEIQTGIGRTGTWFAFQQEGIVPDVMTLAKGLGNGIPIGACLARAAVAKLFTPGSHGSTFGGNPLACRVGCTVLDIIEEQGLLENAARQGERLLARLRAELSEHPQVLAIRGRGLMIGIELATPQRDLAERAAREQGLLLNVTRGKVIRLLPPLTLDNKEVEMIVRAIARLL, from the coding sequence ATGACCGCCGCTTGCCTGATGACCACCTATCAACCCCTGGCCCTGAGTTTTACCCGTGGTTTGGGCACGCGCCTGTGGGACCAGCAGGGCCGTGAGTACCTGGACGCCGTGGCCGGAGTCGCTGTGACCAATGTCGGTCACTCCCACCCGCGGCTGGTGATGGCAATCAGCGAGCAAGCCGGGTTGCTGTTGCATACCTCCAATTTGTACAGCATCGACTGGCAGCAGCGCTTGGCCCAACGGTTAGCCCAGTTGTCTGGCCTGGATCAGGCGTTCTTCAACAATTCCGGCGCCGAAGCCAATGAAACCGCGTTGAAACTGGCGCGCCTGCATGGCTGGAAAAAAGGCATCGAGCAGCCGCTGGTGGTGGTCATGGAGAACGCCTTTCACGGCCGCACCCTGGGCACCATGGCCGCCAGCGATGGGCCATCGGTGCGCCTGGGGTTCCAGCGCCTGCCGGGGGACTTCATCAAGGTGGGCTTTGGTGATCTGGCGGCATTGGACGCGGTGACCCGTGAGTTCGGCCCCAGGATAGTTGCCGTATTGCTGGAGCCGATCCAGGGTGAAAGTGGTGTGCAACTGGCTGCGCCGGGCTACCTGAAAGCCTTGCGCGCCCATTGCAGCCAGCACGGTTGGCTATTGATGCTCGATGAGATCCAGACCGGCATCGGGCGTACCGGCACCTGGTTTGCCTTCCAGCAGGAGGGAATCGTCCCGGACGTCATGACCCTGGCCAAGGGCCTGGGCAACGGTATCCCGATCGGTGCCTGCCTGGCACGCGCCGCGGTGGCCAAGCTCTTCACCCCCGGCAGCCATGGCAGCACCTTTGGCGGTAACCCGCTGGCGTGTCGCGTGGGCTGTACGGTGCTGGATATCATTGAGGAACAAGGCCTGCTGGAGAACGCCGCGCGTCAAGGCGAGCGGCTGCTGGCGCGGCTTCGGGCGGAATTGAGCGAGCATCCGCAAGTGCTGGCGATCCGTGGGCGCGGCTTGATGATCGGCATTGAACTGGCCACGCCGCAGCGTGACCTGGCCGAGCGGGCCGCACGGGAGCAGGGGTTGTTGCTCAATGTCACACGGGGCAAGGTGATTCGCCTGCTGCCGCCCCTGACCCTGGATAACAAGGAGGTGGAGATGATTGTGCGGGCCATCGCACGGTTACTGTGA
- a CDS encoding nucleobase:cation symporter-2 family protein, whose product MTIPKASPQRPEDENLGVAANMAYGLQHVLTMYGGIVAVPLIVGQAAGLSPADIGLLIAASLFAGGLATLLQTLGLPFFGCQLPLVQGVSFAGVATMVAIVGSDGAGGVPAILGAVMAASLIGLLITPIFSRITKFFPPLVTGIVITTIGLTLMPVAARWAMGGNSRAADFGSMPNIGLAAITLVLVLLLSKVGSATISRLSILLAMVFGTLFAVFLGMADFSTVTQGPMIGFPTPFHFGMPTFHVAAILSMCIVVMVTLVETSADILAVGEIIDTKVDSKRLGNGLRADMLSSMFAPIFGSFTQSAFAQNVGLVAVTGVKSRYVVATGGLFLVILGLLPFMGRVIAAVPTSVLGGAGIVLFGTVAASGIRTLSKVDYRNNMNLIIVATSIGFGMIPIAAPSFYDQFPSWFATIFHSGISSSAIMAILLNLAFNHFTAGNSDQQSVFVAGTERSLCFQDVAALRDGDYFSKGKLFDAEGKEIPVVAQPQEKAAVPGRAETSEV is encoded by the coding sequence ATGACTATCCCGAAGGCGTCACCGCAACGGCCAGAAGACGAGAATCTTGGCGTCGCTGCCAACATGGCTTACGGCCTGCAGCATGTACTGACCATGTACGGCGGTATCGTTGCCGTGCCGTTGATCGTCGGTCAGGCGGCCGGGTTGTCCCCCGCCGATATTGGCCTGTTGATCGCCGCGTCACTGTTTGCCGGTGGCCTGGCCACGTTGCTGCAAACCCTGGGCCTACCGTTTTTTGGCTGCCAGTTGCCCTTGGTCCAAGGGGTGTCGTTTGCCGGTGTGGCAACCATGGTGGCGATTGTCGGCAGCGACGGTGCGGGCGGTGTGCCGGCGATCCTTGGCGCGGTGATGGCCGCGTCGCTGATCGGGTTGCTGATCACCCCGATATTCTCGCGAATTACCAAGTTCTTTCCGCCCCTGGTGACTGGGATCGTGATTACCACCATCGGCCTTACGCTGATGCCGGTCGCCGCCCGTTGGGCCATGGGCGGTAACAGCCGCGCCGCCGATTTTGGCAGCATGCCGAACATTGGCCTGGCGGCCATCACCCTGGTGCTGGTGCTGTTGTTGAGCAAGGTGGGCAGCGCCACCATCTCGCGCCTGTCGATCCTGCTGGCGATGGTGTTTGGTACGTTGTTCGCGGTATTTCTGGGCATGGCGGACTTCTCCACCGTGACCCAAGGCCCAATGATCGGCTTCCCCACGCCGTTCCACTTCGGCATGCCGACCTTTCATGTGGCCGCGATCCTTTCCATGTGCATCGTGGTCATGGTGACCCTGGTGGAAACTTCGGCGGATATCCTGGCGGTGGGCGAGATCATCGACACCAAGGTTGACTCCAAGCGCCTGGGCAACGGTCTGCGTGCGGACATGCTGTCGAGTATGTTCGCGCCGATCTTCGGTTCGTTCACCCAAAGTGCCTTCGCCCAGAACGTGGGCCTGGTGGCGGTGACCGGGGTCAAGAGTCGCTACGTGGTGGCCACCGGCGGCCTGTTCTTGGTGATCCTTGGCCTGCTGCCCTTTATGGGCCGGGTGATTGCGGCAGTACCGACCTCGGTGCTGGGCGGTGCCGGGATCGTGTTGTTCGGCACCGTGGCGGCCAGCGGGATCCGCACGCTGTCCAAGGTCGATTACCGCAACAACATGAACCTGATCATCGTCGCTACCTCCATCGGCTTTGGCATGATCCCCATCGCCGCGCCGAGCTTCTACGATCAATTCCCTAGCTGGTTCGCCACCATCTTCCACTCGGGGATCAGTTCCTCGGCAATCATGGCGATCCTGCTGAACCTGGCATTCAACCACTTCACCGCCGGCAACTCGGACCAGCAGTCGGTGTTCGTCGCTGGCACCGAGCGCAGCCTGTGCTTCCAGGATGTGGCGGCACTGCGGGACGGGGACTACTTCAGCAAAGGCAAATTGTTTGACGCCGAGGGTAAGGAGATACCGGTGGTGGCGCAGCCGCAGGAGAAAGCAGCGGTGCCGGGTAGGGCTGAAACCAGCGAGGTGTAG
- the fabV gene encoding enoyl-ACP reductase FabV, with protein MIIKPRVRGFICVTAHPVGCEANVKEQIDYVTEHGAIEGGPKKVLVLGASTGYGLAARISAAFGCGADTLGVFFEKEGEEGKLSSAGWYNSAAFHKFAAEKGLYAKSINGDAFSDEIKRLTIETIKKDLGKIDLVVYSLAAPRRTDPQGVVHNSTLKPIGKAVTLRGINTDKGVVVDTTLEPATQEEIDGTVKVMGGEDWQLWIDALRDADVLAEGAKTTAFTYLGEKLTQDIYWNGSIGEAKKDLDKKVLTLRDNLAALKGDARVSVLKAVVTQASSAIPIMPLYLSLLFKVMKEQGTHEGCIEQVYGLFKDSLYGSQPKLDADGRLRADLAELEPKVQDAVAALWNQVTDDNVNEISDFAGYKAEFLRLFGFEIDGVDYEADVNPTVKIEGLVQA; from the coding sequence ATGATCATCAAACCGCGGGTTCGTGGCTTTATCTGTGTGACCGCCCACCCTGTTGGCTGCGAAGCGAACGTCAAAGAGCAGATCGACTACGTGACCGAGCACGGTGCCATCGAAGGCGGCCCGAAGAAAGTCCTGGTGCTCGGTGCGTCCACCGGCTACGGCCTGGCAGCACGTATCAGTGCCGCTTTTGGTTGTGGCGCCGATACCCTTGGCGTGTTTTTTGAAAAAGAAGGCGAAGAAGGCAAGCTCAGTTCTGCCGGCTGGTACAACAGCGCCGCTTTCCACAAGTTTGCTGCCGAAAAAGGCCTGTACGCCAAGAGCATCAATGGCGATGCGTTCTCTGACGAGATCAAGCGCCTGACCATCGAAACCATCAAGAAAGACCTGGGCAAGATCGACCTGGTGGTTTACAGCCTGGCCGCGCCACGTCGCACCGACCCGCAAGGCGTGGTGCATAACTCTACCCTCAAGCCGATTGGCAAGGCTGTGACCCTGCGCGGGATCAACACCGACAAGGGCGTTGTGGTCGACACTACGCTGGAGCCGGCGACCCAGGAAGAAATCGACGGCACCGTCAAAGTGATGGGCGGCGAAGACTGGCAGCTGTGGATCGACGCCCTGCGTGACGCCGACGTGCTGGCCGAAGGCGCCAAGACCACTGCGTTCACCTACCTGGGCGAAAAGCTGACCCAGGATATCTACTGGAACGGCTCCATCGGCGAGGCCAAGAAAGACCTCGACAAGAAAGTCCTGACCCTGCGCGACAACCTCGCCGCACTCAAGGGCGATGCCCGTGTCTCGGTGCTCAAGGCCGTGGTTACCCAGGCCAGCTCGGCGATCCCGATCATGCCGCTGTACCTGTCGCTGCTGTTCAAGGTGATGAAAGAGCAGGGCACCCACGAAGGCTGCATCGAGCAGGTCTACGGTCTGTTCAAGGACAGCCTGTACGGCAGCCAGCCGAAGCTTGACGCCGATGGCCGCCTGCGTGCCGACCTGGCTGAGTTGGAGCCAAAGGTCCAGGACGCCGTCGCGGCGCTGTGGAATCAGGTGACCGACGACAACGTCAACGAGATCAGCGATTTTGCCGGCTACAAGGCTGAGTTCCTGCGTCTGTTCGGTTTTGAGATTGATGGCGTGGACTACGAGGCTGACGTCAATCCGACCGTGAAGATCGAAGGTCTGGTCCAGGCTTAA
- a CDS encoding nucleoside-binding protein: MKKALHGATVLLTLLGGGEAVAVEWMNNSVGFRYGQQFTNPNNPNDFSKRIYSFTHASGYQYGSNFLHLDVFLSDSRDPRKGTDHGGSEVYAVYRHQLYASRVFDRPVGTGLIKDYALTLGFDANRNNNLASAKKRAVVLGPTLKFNTVGVLDLSLMYYKENNHSGIPGAKDPNHTFDDTYMLNLTWMRPFEIGNHGAKFQGFINHVGDKGHDYNSRDTAAETLMRTALMVAVRPGKSVKPNLYLGVGYEYWHNKFGVDGGRGSRTSTPTVNMEVTF; this comes from the coding sequence ATGAAAAAGGCACTGCACGGCGCAACCGTTTTACTCACACTCCTCGGCGGCGGGGAGGCTGTCGCGGTGGAATGGATGAACAACAGCGTAGGATTTCGCTACGGGCAACAGTTCACCAACCCAAACAACCCCAACGACTTCAGCAAACGCATCTACAGCTTCACCCATGCCAGCGGCTACCAGTACGGCAGCAACTTTCTCCATCTCGACGTATTCCTTTCCGACAGCCGCGACCCGCGCAAGGGCACCGACCACGGTGGCAGCGAAGTGTATGCGGTCTACCGGCACCAACTGTATGCATCACGGGTATTCGACAGGCCAGTGGGCACCGGGCTGATCAAGGATTACGCGCTGACCCTGGGCTTCGATGCCAACCGCAACAACAACCTGGCGTCGGCCAAAAAACGCGCCGTGGTGCTCGGGCCGACCCTGAAGTTCAATACCGTCGGGGTGCTGGACCTGAGCCTGATGTACTACAAGGAAAACAACCATTCTGGCATCCCCGGTGCGAAGGATCCGAACCACACCTTCGACGACACCTACATGCTTAACCTGACCTGGATGCGCCCGTTCGAAATTGGCAACCATGGCGCGAAGTTCCAGGGGTTCATCAACCATGTCGGTGACAAGGGCCATGACTACAACAGTCGCGACACCGCCGCCGAAACCCTGATGCGCACCGCGCTGATGGTTGCCGTACGGCCAGGTAAAAGCGTCAAGCCCAACCTGTACCTGGGGGTGGGCTACGAATACTGGCATAACAAATTCGGTGTGGATGGCGGCCGAGGTAGCCGTACCTCGACGCCAACCGTGAACATGGAAGTGACGTTTTAA
- a CDS encoding LysR family transcriptional regulator, protein MLNRTLRIHSAAIGYFDMVRRCHSIREAARRLNVASSAVNRQILKLEDEVGATLFERLPGGLRLTAAGEILTRHVTLVLQDVERVRGELEGLNQVQTGHVEIATVEGATVELLPAVLKRMRQRYPAVTIGVTVQGSQSIPAAVINGQADLGLAFALPRSAETTQLCVGHFRLGALVAPGHPLASHASVSYTLCAEHGVIQANSELSIHHLIAPLHRRSSTAHKPLLQSNSMELARQLARQQLGVAFQTRIGIEADLARGELLHIPLNDQGGMFSDLGLYARKGRDLPTAVESMAHLISEEIALREREESACTPRIS, encoded by the coding sequence ATGCTCAACCGCACGCTGCGTATCCACTCTGCGGCCATTGGCTACTTCGATATGGTCCGCCGCTGCCATTCGATCCGTGAAGCCGCGCGCCGACTGAACGTCGCCTCGTCGGCGGTGAACCGGCAGATTCTCAAACTCGAAGACGAAGTGGGCGCGACCCTGTTCGAGCGCCTGCCCGGCGGGCTGCGCTTGACCGCTGCCGGAGAAATCCTGACCCGGCATGTGACCCTGGTGTTGCAGGATGTGGAACGGGTACGCGGCGAACTGGAAGGCCTGAACCAGGTACAGACCGGGCATGTGGAAATCGCCACGGTGGAAGGCGCGACGGTGGAGTTGCTGCCCGCCGTACTCAAGCGCATGCGCCAGCGTTACCCGGCGGTGACCATCGGTGTAACGGTGCAGGGCTCACAATCGATTCCGGCAGCGGTGATCAACGGCCAGGCAGACCTGGGGTTGGCCTTTGCCCTGCCGCGCAGTGCGGAAACCACGCAATTGTGTGTCGGCCATTTCCGCCTCGGTGCGTTGGTGGCACCAGGGCATCCACTGGCCTCCCATGCCAGCGTCAGCTACACCCTGTGCGCTGAACATGGGGTGATCCAAGCCAACAGCGAGCTGTCGATCCACCACTTGATCGCCCCGCTGCACCGGCGCTCGTCAACTGCGCACAAGCCGTTGCTGCAAAGCAACTCCATGGAACTGGCGCGGCAGTTGGCGCGCCAGCAGTTGGGGGTGGCGTTCCAGACACGGATCGGGATCGAGGCCGACTTGGCCAGGGGTGAGCTGCTGCATATCCCCTTGAACGATCAGGGCGGAATGTTCAGCGACCTGGGGCTGTATGCGCGCAAGGGTCGGGATTTGCCTACGGCAGTCGAGTCGATGGCCCATCTGATCAGCGAGGAAATCGCTTTGCGCGAACGCGAAGAATCCGCCTGTACGCCGCGTATTTCCTGA
- the punR gene encoding DNA-binding transcriptional activator PunR gives MWSEYSLDVVDAVARHGSFSAAAQELHRVPSAISYTVRQIEEWLAVPLFVRRHRDVELTPAGRLFIDEARGVMKTMLSTRRLCQQVANGWSGQLKVAVDSIVKQQRCRQLVLDFYRQFPDVELLLEYEVYNGVWDALADERTDIVIGATSAVPVASHFTFRDMGLLNWLCVVSARHPLAQVEGLLSDDQLRPFASLCMTDTSRNLPKRDTWTLDNQRRLVVPNWASAMDCLQDGLCVGMVPAHLVQPLIDSGELAALQLSRPFPASPSCVAWAQNKLSPAMTWLLDYLGDSETMNQEWLNGPGSQ, from the coding sequence ATGTGGTCCGAATACTCCCTGGATGTGGTGGATGCGGTAGCCCGCCATGGCAGCTTCAGCGCCGCCGCCCAGGAACTGCACCGCGTACCCTCGGCCATCAGCTACACCGTACGGCAAATCGAGGAATGGCTGGCGGTGCCGTTGTTTGTCCGCCGCCACCGTGATGTGGAACTGACACCTGCCGGCCGCCTGTTCATCGACGAAGCCCGTGGCGTGATGAAAACCATGCTCAGCACCCGCCGCCTGTGCCAGCAGGTGGCCAATGGCTGGAGCGGCCAGTTGAAAGTGGCGGTGGACTCCATCGTCAAACAACAGCGCTGCCGGCAGTTGGTCCTGGATTTCTATCGCCAGTTCCCCGACGTTGAACTGCTGCTGGAGTACGAGGTTTACAACGGCGTGTGGGACGCCCTGGCAGACGAACGCACCGATATCGTGATCGGCGCCACCAGCGCGGTACCGGTGGCCAGCCACTTCACCTTTCGCGACATGGGGCTGTTGAACTGGTTATGCGTGGTCAGCGCCCGGCATCCGCTGGCACAGGTCGAGGGCTTGCTCAGTGACGATCAACTGCGACCCTTTGCGTCGCTGTGCATGACCGACACCTCGCGCAACCTGCCCAAGCGCGACACCTGGACCCTGGACAACCAACGGCGCCTGGTGGTCCCCAACTGGGCATCAGCCATGGATTGTCTACAGGATGGGCTCTGCGTCGGCATGGTTCCGGCGCATCTGGTGCAACCGTTGATCGACAGTGGCGAGTTGGCGGCGCTGCAACTGTCACGGCCGTTCCCGGCCAGCCCGTCCTGCGTGGCCTGGGCGCAGAACAAACTGTCCCCGGCCATGACCTGGCTGCTGGACTACCTGGGGGATAGCGAGACGATGAACCAGGAGTGGCTGAACGGGCCAGGGTCACAGTAA
- a CDS encoding HAD family hydrolase: protein MTIRAVVFDFGGVLFDWSPQHLYRKLITGDEERQWFLDNICTQAWNTEQDAGRTLAEATHSLIAEHPQHEALIRAYYDRWHEMLRGPLADGVAILEDLHEAKVPLFGLTNWSAETFPYARANYPFLKYFRNIVVSGEVKLIKPDPAIYRASLEQVRAHLPDIQAEELVFIDDVAENANAAIALGWRGIHHVSPEQTRRQLQALGLGV from the coding sequence ATGACGATTCGTGCAGTAGTTTTTGATTTCGGCGGTGTCCTGTTTGATTGGAGCCCGCAGCATCTGTACCGCAAACTGATTACCGGTGACGAGGAACGCCAATGGTTTCTCGATAACATCTGTACCCAGGCCTGGAACACTGAACAGGACGCTGGGCGCACCCTGGCTGAGGCTACCCACAGCCTGATCGCCGAACACCCGCAACATGAGGCCTTGATCCGGGCCTACTACGACCGCTGGCATGAAATGCTGCGCGGCCCGCTCGCCGATGGCGTGGCGATTCTTGAAGACCTGCATGAAGCCAAAGTCCCGTTGTTCGGCTTGACCAACTGGTCCGCAGAAACCTTCCCCTATGCCCGCGCCAACTACCCATTCCTGAAATACTTTCGCAACATCGTGGTGTCCGGCGAGGTGAAACTGATCAAGCCTGATCCCGCGATCTACCGCGCCAGCCTCGAGCAGGTGCGTGCCCATCTGCCGGATATCCAGGCCGAAGAACTGGTGTTTATCGATGATGTCGCCGAAAACGCCAATGCCGCCATTGCTCTGGGCTGGCGGGGTATTCACCACGTATCACCCGAGCAGACCCGGCGCCAGTTGCAGGCTTTGGGGCTGGGCGTCTAG
- a CDS encoding LysR family transcriptional regulator, with protein sequence MDLFQAMTVYVKVVEAGSMTAAAQACGLSTTMVGNHLRALEQRLGVSLLKRTTRKQSLTEFGGLYYQRCLEVLGLVANSEQLAEQIHSEAPQGLLRITAPPAFGAERLAPALSEFSRRYPKIQLYVVLSNQAMDLIDSGFDVAIRLGELQPSSLIARPLQDYTMTLCASPEYLARRGTPQQPMDLQAHDCLAFAYPSTDDWRNADKLWRLRGAEGEVEVAVSGPMTINSSQALHRAAVEGMGIVMLPDALVGADLLAGRLVALLPSYQSPSRSMHLLYAQDRYRLPKLRAFVDFAIEQWAR encoded by the coding sequence ATGGATTTGTTCCAGGCAATGACCGTCTACGTCAAAGTGGTAGAGGCCGGCAGCATGACTGCAGCGGCCCAGGCTTGCGGCCTGTCGACCACCATGGTCGGCAACCACCTGCGCGCCCTGGAGCAACGCCTGGGCGTCAGCCTGCTTAAACGCACCACCCGTAAGCAAAGCCTGACCGAGTTCGGCGGCCTCTATTACCAGCGCTGCCTGGAGGTGCTGGGGTTGGTGGCCAACTCCGAGCAGTTGGCTGAGCAAATCCACAGCGAGGCGCCACAAGGGTTGCTGCGCATCACCGCCCCGCCCGCGTTCGGTGCCGAGCGCCTGGCACCGGCGCTCAGCGAGTTTTCCCGACGCTATCCAAAGATCCAGCTGTACGTGGTGTTGAGCAATCAAGCCATGGACCTGATCGACAGCGGCTTCGACGTGGCGATCCGCCTGGGTGAGCTGCAGCCTTCCAGCCTGATCGCCCGGCCGTTGCAGGACTACACCATGACGCTATGCGCGTCGCCGGAGTACCTGGCGCGCCGGGGTACGCCCCAGCAGCCCATGGATTTGCAGGCCCATGACTGCCTGGCATTCGCCTACCCATCGACCGATGACTGGCGCAACGCCGACAAACTCTGGCGCCTGCGGGGAGCCGAGGGTGAAGTCGAGGTCGCAGTGTCCGGGCCCATGACCATCAACAGCTCCCAGGCGCTGCACCGTGCCGCTGTCGAAGGCATGGGCATCGTGATGCTGCCCGACGCCCTGGTCGGCGCCGACCTGCTGGCGGGCCGGCTGGTGGCGCTGCTGCCAAGCTATCAGTCACCTTCGCGCTCGATGCACCTTTTATATGCGCAGGACCGTTATCGCCTGCCCAAGCTGCGGGCCTTTGTCGACTTCGCGATCGAACAATGGGCGCGCTAG